One Scyliorhinus torazame isolate Kashiwa2021f chromosome 17, sScyTor2.1, whole genome shotgun sequence genomic window, caggagggactgggagagttttttaaatttagagtacccaattctttttttcctaattaaggggcaatttagcgtggtgaatctacctaccctgcacatctttgggttgtgggggtgagacccacacagacatggggataatgtgcaaactccacagagacagtgacccagggcccagcccaggtcctcggcgccatgaggcagcaatgctaacactgcgccaccgtgctgctcctgggACTGGGAGAAATAAGTGAGGGTCAAGGAGCAGGAATCAAGAAGAAAGAATtagcatatttaaaaaaaatatatataatttaaacgacccaattctatttttttccagttaaggggcaaattagcatggacaatccacctttgggtttgtggggatgagacccacgcagacacggggagaatgtgcaaactccacatagacagtgacctgggtcctcagcaccgtgaggtagcagtgctaaccactgccaccagctGCCCAAGCGTATTTCTTTAGGTTTATTGATTGTACATTACAAATTTGCCGTTTTTCAACTTATGGGGTGTAGCGTTTTAAAAACTTTTCCTGAGACATTCGGTCCTACAGAACGTAACTGCAGCTTTTACATTGGTTGTATTGGGCAAATCAGATTTGCTTAACATTTGAATTAAAGTTGTATTTTTCAGGAATGTAGCTACAACATTAAGTGAGGAATTACCATGTAAGGATTAGGGGCAAGTCCGTTGTGATGTGAATGTGGTGGATGAGATGCTTGTCAGAAGAGAGTGGTCATTGTGCAGTCTTAATTCCAAGTATGTTTTGAATCTATTGCATTTGGACTGGGGCTGGATAACATTGCAACACTGGGCCTCAGCAGCCTGGGCTGGGAATCCATCAGAGCTTTTTAGTGGCCATTGACCCCCATTGGAAAGGCCAAGGATGAGGACAGAGTTAAATTTAACTTTGATGTCCCATTTCCCCATCATGTAACTTACCAACACTCGTCATGCACATGAAGGCCACTAAGGCTGAGGTACTGGGGGATAGCAGGTGCTTCTGGGAGGAGGATAGCCAATCAGCAAAGCTAACTGGGAATTGGTGTCCTGAGCTATTCTATTATTGTTGCTACCTTGTGTTACAGTTGGGCACGGTCGCCCTCTACTTCACCTATTCTGCCCTGGAGGAGGAAATGGATAAAAATGCAGAACATCCTGGCTTTGCTCCCCTTTACTTCCCGCTTGAGCTACATCGCAAGGATGCTCTAGCCAAGGACCTGGAGTACTTCTATGGGGAAGATTGGCAGGACCAGATCAAATGTTCAGAGGCCACAACAAGATATGTAGAGCGGATCCATCACATCGGGGAGCATGAACCTGAACTGCTAGCAGCACATGCCTATACACGTTACATGGGTGATCTGTCAGGGGGACAGGTGTTGAAGAAAGTGGCACAAAGAGCCTTGCATTTGCCAAGCACTGGTGAGGGTGTGTGGTTCTACACATTTGACAATATTTCCAACCCTGCTCGCTTCAAGCAATTGTACCGATCACGGTTGAACACTTTGGAGACAAGCAATGAGACCAGGGAGAGGATTGTTGAGGAGGCCAACCGAGCCTTTCGCTTCAACATGGAGGTGAGCGTGACTGAGGGCTGTTAATGAGGAGCTCGATTTCCACTCCCAAACTTAGTGTGGCCTTGTTCTGCCTCACCTGAACAGTTGTGTCATATGGCACAGCCAGTTAGGGAGCAGCAAGATCCAGAATAATTTCACAAAGTAAGGCTCTACCATGTAATAAAATGCAGAAAATCAGGAATAGAAACTGACAAACCTCTCTTTGTTGGATTACTCCCTGATTCCGAAGTGTCTCATCACAAACCTTGCCCACCtttctttttattttaatttttaaatttttaaataaatttagtgtacccaattcattttttccaatttagcgtggccaattcacctattctgcacatctttgggttgtgggggtgaaacccacgcaaacacggggagaatgtgctaactcctcgcggacagtgacccagagctgggatccaacctgggacctcggcgccgtgaggcagcagggctaacccactgtgccaccgtgctacccttgccCACTTTTTCCAGTTTCTGCCGTAATTATGATTTCCAGTGGGGTTTTTTTCTCTTTACTCCTTTATCCATGTTGCAGGAATTCAAACAATTGGAGCCAtcaaccctgtgctcactgacctacaggcCATCCAGTTAAGCAAGccttgatttttaaaattcttaaTTTTGTTGAATGTGAATTTTGTGTAACAAGGAGGAACAAATTTCCGATATGTCCCCTCAGACAACTGAATACTGTATTTGTAATGGTGAGGGGGCTCTTTGAGCTTTGCAGAGACCTGTATTGATGTTTTCTGGAACTTCTAGTGGCTGTGAGACAGGCAGCCTCAAGTGTTACGTTGagtatgttgtgttatgtaatttggaataacacaagctgccacttgaagcagttttgagtaaaagatgctccagagtttgaagtgagttcaatgtgttttattgaactattagcacagttctcaatgagtttgactctctgctaatctaaatgtagtaactcagtctaactgaaccagccttgctctaagccacgtgctggggtgtgatgctgaggatataccctgtctcactcttgttgttggtctgtggaaagaggcgggggtgagtgcctcatcccttttatagtgagacacccgagtgtcctgactgctcattggtcgtgtcctatgcaTATCATGACTGAGTAAACCCATGATGCTTCTCTGCAGTTAAAATAACCTCTGCTGATTGTCAGCTTTGTTTCCAAAGGTCCTATCTATCCAAATGCACATTCTGTATTGAAAGATTCTGCTAATAACCAGTCCACTTTAATTTTTTCTCTGATCACAAATTCCCACAGGTTTTTGAGGAATTGGATAAGTTTGGAAAAACACTGGGGGAAGTGGTGCAGGCCTCTGGAGTCCCGCTCCATGATGGGAAAGGAGATGCCCGGAAGTGCCCATTCTATGCTGCAGAAGGTACATGAGCTTGGAATGTGGGTACCATTCAGAGAGAAATGTAATTTGGCTGGGGGGTGGGGCGCAGAGGGATAgggcagagtgaagagagagaaggAAGGAGTTCCGACTGTGATTGGGTGAGAATGGAGGGTATCCCAGACTGTGGTAAATAAAGAACGATTGGGGAAATGATGGAAGGGGTCCCAGACTTTGAAGGAGAATGGTTCAGGGATTCCACAAATTAGCACAGCAATTAAATGAAAAGTAGATGCTTCAGTGGACTATCACAGCAGCTGAACAATGATTAACCTCTGTCAAACTTCAGCCTCTGGAAATGATTGGGCATTTGGAGACCACCAATGGAAGTGTTTCCCTCTGTCCTGAGTTGGTCCATTTTATaccaagtggccaactcccgaaCATCTGAACAAGTAACTGAGAACCCAAGCTGACAGGAAACTGCTGGCACCGGTGGGTGAGAGAGCCTGCTGATGTTGGTGTGGACTTGTATACCCTGGTCTGTATTTCTATGATGTGATGTCCCAGGAATGTATACTGCAGGTCTATGTAATTAACCATGGTACATGAAACTCTGCCTCTTGATTAATCCTTTGGCTGTCTTTCTCTCCAGGCAATTCCATTGGCGGTGAAACTGGATGCCCGTTACACTCTGTGATGGCCATCGTGCAGAGCTGTCCGTTTCAGTTTGTCCTAGCTGCTCTTCTGGCGCTCACTGCTGGCTGGTATCTGCTGTGAGGATTACAGCCATAAACAAGACTGTCCAACCCAAGTGATGCAAACCTCTCCCCAATGTAACACCCCAATCCTCGCCTCCTTACCCAAAGAAGTAGTTGATCTGTGGGAATGGAGACTGAACACCTATTTCAACTCTCCTCTCCTTTTGCAGCATTTGGCCTTGGACGTGGGCCCATGAAAGCTCTGCTAAGTATTGTGTTTAATTAGTGTTCAGCTATGCACCACTTGATAACTAATGCCACTGTCTGAGCAAGGTGTAAATATAATTGGTTTGGCATGCAGAATCCCACCTGTGATTGCCTCCTTGAATTGTATACAGTGTTCTCATTGTCACTGCTAGCAGCTGTTTTTGGAGAAACTATGATTTTCCCATTCATTTTGAAGGAACACAACTGGTTAATGTAATTGATCAGAGAACCTGAGACAGACACATCCCAATATGTACCTCACAGACAGGAACATGTATCTAACCATACTGACCTCACTGTGAGATGGAGAATTATTGGTAAATTCAGGTTCAACACTTGCCTCCCTGTGGATCCAGGCCGAGATACCTGGATTCATTTCCTTGGTGTTGCCTGGTTGGGATGCAATTATATGCAACATCTGTGTGAACTTCCACTTTCTTTAATCAGTGATTGGACCTGAATAATCTCAGTAAGTTTGCTCTTTATTCACTGTATTTATGCATTTGATTATTAAATGTTCTATCAAGTTTCTGGAAAAATGTCCTTATTTACCCTGACCGAATTGTGTATAGAAATTACAGCACAAACAGGCAATGCTCCTTGTCTCTGCTAGTGTTTATGGCCCACCCTCCTCCATTTCACCCTACCAGCTCATCCTTTTAATTCTTCCCCATtttttatctagcttccccttaatacATCTATGCTATTCACAGGggcagcacatggcacagtggttggcactgaggacccagtttTGAATCCTagtcctgggtcactatccgtgtggagtttgcacattcttcccatggctgcgtgggtttcacctccacaacccaaagatgtgcaggttaggtggattggccacaataaattgccccttaattggaaaaaaaattgggaactccaaatttataaaaagaaaatccAAGCTATTCACCTTCAAGTTTCACATTCTTTGCATTCCTGAATTCCTTGTGTGTTTCAGTATTTTGCTAGCCACTGAATCTATGTTGACGAAGATACAGGGATATGAAGGATTGCTGCTGCATGGAGCAGAATGAAGTATAAGCTGAGATTCCAAGTTAACGTTTGCTTTCAAACAGGAAACCTGGAGTTATGGTCTAAATGCCAGCATTTGCTGGTTGATCCAAGAGAATTTCCAGCTTAATGCAGCCCCTCCATTATCTGAAGTTATTTGTATAGATTTGGGTTTTGTCACAAAATAACCTGCCCACTTAACAGGAAGGCAGTTTCTTCGTCCTGATTAGATGAAAGCTCGACATAAGAACAGAGAAATTGATGACTGAGAAAGAAGCAAGATTCATTTAATTTACTTTCGACCATCCTAGCTGAGGAGATGTTAACTAATCCCAACACAATCAATGAGCTGTCAGGTCCAAAGTCAACAGATACCAGTTTGTTGGTTTGGAAAATCTAATTTGCATTTGAATGATATAATACTGTTTCTATTATCTCCCTTGAAAGCTTGTTTCCTAGGCTGACCATGTGCCTTGAACCCTTTCAAGATTCATAAGGTCAACTTGGAAGTCCCCACTTTCACAATGTCAATTACATTCAACCATAAGGTAACGGAGACAGTATCAGGTATATCCTCCACTGCATCGTGGGGCAATAGCCATTCCTAGTTAATTGGATCTACCCATTAAATATGTTGGCCTATTCTAGGGACAGTAAACACTGCTTGCAAAGAATGATGTTTCTGGAGTGAAATGACTGTCTACCCAAATTCTTAACCAAGTCCCACGACTTGCCTGCATCTGCAAGGAAGAGAATCTGGAGTAAAATAGTGAAACACTCCAAGCAGCTAAAGGAACATGCAACCAAACTTCATAAACATGCAAACTCCAGGAACCATTTGTGTCACTTCAAGATTTATGACAAGATTTAAATGGAAGAGACATCTCTAATTCCCAACAATTATTGTATGGTGCCCTAAACATTGATCACAGtgcaacagctgcaattaaatactgtaTCTGTCACTATATTTACATGGCCATTGACATCACTGTACATAAGTAATCAAAACAATAAAATGCAAGGGCTTTCTTATTGAAAATGTGTCTCTAGGTTCTTGCTGTTTGGTTTCAAAGGAAGGAAATTCCTTCAGCTGCCCCCTGCAACTCTGACAGTGATGGCAAAATGTGCGGCAGTCCACAATCTGGTAACCCAGGCTGAGCTCAGTTTCCACTCGAGCGCTTTCCTGAAATCAGAATAAAACTAATTAAACTTTTAAAGCACACTGATCAAAGCTGACACTTATGCATATGCAGGTAAAGTGAAAGTGAGATGTCCCAAGAACACTGGTTTGTATAAGATTATTGTGTGTACAGAGAACAAAAAACATCCCACAAAGCCAGGAATGCTGTGAAGTGTTGAAATCTTGAGTGAGGATCCACCCCTGTACGAATGCAATAATGAGTCTCTCAAACTTGGAAAGCCATGTGGCTGCTTGGGAAATCAATGGCAACTGATACAAAATGACAGTTTGGACTGTAGACTGATTTACTGAGAATCAGACTACCTGAATCCATTTCACTCCGGAGTCCGAGAGAGAAGTCCACTTTATATCCATGTTGGAGGTTGTACTCATTGCTTACACCAGTTAGTGGACATTTGGAATCTGCCACAGGTCTCATCAGGGTAGTCATTCTCAAACTGGTATTTAGTGCTGTGACTATAATGCACACCTGCTGCAAATGCAACACAACAGCTTTATGTTGGCCAGATGGACACATTGTGCTGTTCAGGTGAAGAAAAAGGGAAAACAAAATGGAGGTTTCCTACCTCTGACGTATCAGCTAAACATTCGCTTTAATTTAGTAAAGAATCCCTCCTTGTTTTCCCCTGGATTTTGCTCAGGTGGGTCTGACTCTTTTTCTCCGATCTCAGTGGTCGCCTGGGCTTTAGTGCCTGTAGAGACAAACAGTGAAAGCCCAGGGTCAGAATGTGAGGAGATTGGCCACACCAGCATATGCAATTCAGTACAAGCCATTCATGCTTGTTTCCAAGTTTAACAGTTCATAGAAACGTGGAAAATTGGAACAGAAGTAGCCCATTTGGTCCtctgagcctgctttgccattcaacatgatcgtggctgatcctctTCCCAATGCCATTTGCCCACACTCTTCCCTTGATGCCTTGAATCTAGAAATGTATttacttcttaaatatattcagtgacttggcctccacaggttcacaaccctccGAGTGAAGAAGGTTCTCGTCATCTCAGTCCTACATGACCAACCCAGTATCATGAGACTGTGGTCCCTTGTCGAGACGCACCAGCcaaaggaaacaacatccctgcatccagtctgtccagccctgtcagaattctatatgtttcaattagattccctttcattctcctaaattccagtgaatacaggcccactcaacccaatcgctcctcatatgacaatcctgccatcccatgaatcagtgatgaacctttgctgcactcactctatggcaagtatatccttacttagacatggagaccaaaactgtacacaacaaTCCTCCAGGGCTGGTGTCACCAAGGACCTGTACAGCAAGATATCCTTGCTCTTGTAATCAATCaattcctcttgcaatgaaggccaacataccatttgtcttcctaactacttgctgtacttgcatgcttgctttcagtgacagtAAATAAGATAAAAGTTATAATTAAAAGTGTTCTTTTGGAATGCACAAAGCATTTATAACACAATAAGAATTAGTGGCATAAATGAGATAAATGGGTTTGATCTAATATCCATGATAGTGATGTAGCATGGCTTTTGCTCGGGCGAGGTTGAAAACCAAATATTCTAGGGTATCAGATGTTTGAAAAGAAAGACAATAAAATATGATATATGGACAGCAGTGAGGAAGAGTTGGCTCAGAAGAACAGGTAGTAGAAGCAGTGTGGGTGGACATAAGAAACGAGTCAGAAAATGCAGGTGGGAGTAGTTTATCGACCGCCTGCTATTGCTGGACAGTATCAATCATGAAATAAGAGGAACTTTTAAGTATAGCAAAGCAACAATTCAGGGAGCTTTAATCTCCATATAGACtggacaaatcaaatcaaaaatagtTTGGAGAACAAGTTCATGGAATGCATTTCAGACAATTTCCTAGAACAATGCGTCAAGTAACTAACCGGGGAAGTGGCTGGTTTGGCTCATTTTGTGTAATGAGAAAGAGTTAATTAGTAACCTCATAGCAAGGGATCTTCTGGGGATCAATGATCATATTATGAATTTCACAATGAATTTGAGTGTCATACTTAAATCTAAAAGTAAAGTGTTAAACTTAAATAAAGTCAATTACATAGATATGAAGAGCATTGGCTAAGATAGATTGAACAACTAGATTAAAGGGGGAATGGTAAATAAGCAATGGTAAACATTTAAAGAAATGTTTTATTCTCAATGAATATACATTGAGCCAAAACCCTTCATGGGAAAAGTGATCTATctgtggctaactaaggaagttaaggatagtattagattaaaagaggcagggcagcacggtggcgcagtggttagcgctgctgcattacagcactgaggtcccagttttttccccagtttcaatccctgctctgggtcactgtccgtgtagagtttgcttgggttttgcccccacaacccaaaaatgtgcagggtaggtgggttggccacgctaaattgccacttaattagaaaaaatgaattggggactctaatttttttttttaaaaagaggctttGAAAGTAGAATGAGAATAAAGAGGCCAGAAATATCAACGATTGCAAGAGCTTCTACAAGTATGTAAGAATGAAAAGTAGCGAGAGTACTTTTGGGCTCTGGCAGGAGACATTAAAATGGGGAATAAGGAATTATTGAGATATTAAATATTTTGTCTCGTTTTAGTTAAAGACACAAGAACAATACCATTCAGattcttatacacttcaatcaagtcaccccttactcgtctaaactctagtggaaacaagcccagccgtTCCAAactatctttgtgtcgtctgcaaatttagcgACTATGCCTttgctcccctcatctaagtcattgatgtaaattgtaaaaagttgaggcccagcACAGACTGCGACAGGACTTCACTCGTCAcaacctgccaatcagaaaaaagtGCATTTATGCAtactgttttctgccagccagctaATCTTCAATCCAGGCTAATACGTTACCCCAcacaccatgagcttttactttTGCAATGACCATtgctgaggcaccttatcaaaggctttctggaaatccaaggaCAGTATGTCTACAGGCTGTCCGCAATCCACCatacatgttactccttcaaagaactcgagtgataaataatctttattagtgtcacaagtaggctgacattaacagcaatgaagttctgtgaaaatccccaagtcgcggaggaccagacgggtttcgttaagggcaggcagctgaacatgaatgtgaggaggctcctgaatattatgatgccctcggagggggggtggggatgcggaagtggtggatgcaatggacgcggagaaggcctttgacagggtagagtgggagtatttgtgggaggcgttaggcaggtttggattcggggagggattcatagggtgggtcaagctgctgtatcaggcccctgtagcgagtgtgtccacgaaccggctaaggtcaaagtatttcaggctgcaccgagggacgaggcaggggtgtccctgtccccgttgctgtttctcctggcaattgagccgttggccattgcgctcaggacttcaagggattggagggggctggtgcgcggcgggggggggggggggagggaggagacacACGggacaccgggtctccctctacgcggatgacctgttgtacatttcggaccctctagagggaatgggggaggtcatgcagatcctgagGGGCTTTGGGAGcttctctgggtataaattgaacgtggggaagagtgagctgttcgtgatccatgctaggggccaggaggagagactgagggagctcacaCTCAAGATAGtgaagaggagctttcggtacttggggatacaagtggccaggaactgggaggccctgcacaggctcaacttaacccggctcgtggagcagatggagggagagtttaaaaggtgggatatgctcccgctttccctggcggggcgggtgcagactgtgaagatgacggttctccccaggttcctcttcgcctttcagtgcctccccattttcattcccaagtccttttttaagcgggtgaataggattgttacggggtttgtgtgggcgaataaaaccccgcgagttaaaagggcattcttggagcgttggggggggggggggggggggggggcggaccattggctctgccgaacttctgtagCTATTAttaggcggccaatgtggccatgattaggaagtggatgatggaggagggggcggcatcatgccaaggcaccagcctaggggcactagtcacggctccgctgccgttctcaccggcgcgatacacctcaagtccggtggtggcggcggcactgaggatttgggggcagtggaggagacacaggcaggagggGACCTCTGTGTGGACCCGgatacggaataaccatagatttgctccaggtaggatgggtggggggttccaaggctggtatagggcaggtattaggaggatgggggacctgtttatagacgggactttccccagcatgcaggcgctggaggagaagttcggccgacccccggggaatgcattcaggtacctccaggttcaggactttcttagaaaacaggtggggacatttccgctgctgcccccgcgtaggatccaggacagggtggtgtctggcatctggataagggaggggaaggtgtcggaagcctcagtggaggagttgaagggcaagtggatgagggcctgtgggccgacgccctaggCAGGGTgaactcatgtgccaggctcagcttaattcagtttgagGTGGTGCATCGGGTGCACATAACAGCGGCAAGGATGAATAAGTTTTTTGGGGtgcaggacaggtgcccgagatgtgcagggagtccggcgaaccatgcccatatgtttcgggcatgcccggcgcttaaagaattctggcaggggtttgcgagggtgatgtctcggattttggacactcgggtgaaggcgagtccaacagtagcgatatttggggttcaggaagcgaaagaggccggggtactggcctttgcttccctggtagcccggaggacggatcttgttaatgtggagggactcgaaacccccgagtgtggagacctgggttagcgatatggtggggttcctcagcctggagtgaataaagttcgccttgagagggtccttgatgggtttCTCCCagcagtggcaacctttccttgactttctaggggagcagtaattgtcaatgacagcagcaaccggggggggggggggaagagagagaagagagagagagaacgtgcagaccctgcacagaaagTGACACTTTTTGCAAAGGGATGGCAGACACAAGATAGGTACAAGATGGCGGGGGCTCCTTCCAGAAAGAGTTTTGAGATTTCTGTGTTGTGGATCCTCTGGATGTTGGCCAGGGAAGAAATCAAATTATATTTTGGACCGTGGGCTTGTTGTGGATGTTTGGGGTGTTCTCGGGATAAAAGTTAAATGTAGGGGAAAGCAAAGTGAGTGGTGAATGAGTTGGGTTGGCGAGCCAATTTAGGGGgaggatgccatttaaggtggctagagacaggtttagatatctgaggattcaggtagcgagagaatgggcgatgcttcacaaatggaatttaataaaactggtggaggaggctagggaggatctcaagAGATGGGACACGTTGCCCTTAACTTTGACAGAGGGTCcaatggtgaagatgaacattctgctgaggttcctgttcatattccaggcactcccgatctttataccgaaggccttctttcggaaactggacacaattatttTGGACTTTTTATGGGTAGGGAAGGTGCCAcaggttaagaggaccctgttagagtcagcagggagggttggcactgccgaacctgctacattactattactattgggcagcgaatgtggagaaggtgaagcAATGGTGGGAAGAGGGGGTAGaatggattaggatggaggaggaatcttgtaggaGCTCCAGCTTAAGGGCTCTggtaggatagtgggggaggaagttgaggtggggaatgtttgtgaccgtgtttgaggagttggtcatcgcttggggggggggggggggttgcaaaaaAAGGGGACAAATTTGTACAATTTGTATAGTTGTGCGTTGGGAAATTTGTTTCCCGAACGGTTTCTGTATTGTAACGTTTCATATACGTTTGgtataaaatgcatttaaaaaatatattttggaCAGTTTGGAGTAGTCAAGAAATGTCTTCGCCCATTTGATAAAGAGACTGGATTTCATAGAGGATTTTGTTGGGTTGGCTTCAATACAAAAGGCTACAGAAGGCATTGCAGAAGGAACCACATCTCAAAGGT contains:
- the LOC140394290 gene encoding heme oxygenase 2-like isoform X1 gives rise to the protein MPPTKDEESDGPPSQVEDMEMDGEAVSSSTDLSEILKEGTKESHDQAENTQFVKEFLKGKIRRELFELGTVALYFTYSALEEEMDKNAEHPGFAPLYFPLELHRKDALAKDLEYFYGEDWQDQIKCSEATTRYVERIHHIGEHEPELLAAHAYTRYMGDLSGGQVLKKVAQRALHLPSTGEGVWFYTFDNISNPARFKQLYRSRLNTLETSNETRERIVEEANRAFRFNMEVFEELDKFGKTLGEVVQASGVPLHDGKGDARKCPFYAAEGNSIGGETGCPLHSVMAIVQSCPFQFVLAALLALTAGWYLL
- the LOC140394290 gene encoding heme oxygenase 2-like isoform X2 yields the protein MPPTKDEESDGPPSQVEDMEMDGEAVSSTDLSEILKEGTKESHDQAENTQFVKEFLKGKIRRELFELGTVALYFTYSALEEEMDKNAEHPGFAPLYFPLELHRKDALAKDLEYFYGEDWQDQIKCSEATTRYVERIHHIGEHEPELLAAHAYTRYMGDLSGGQVLKKVAQRALHLPSTGEGVWFYTFDNISNPARFKQLYRSRLNTLETSNETRERIVEEANRAFRFNMEVFEELDKFGKTLGEVVQASGVPLHDGKGDARKCPFYAAEGNSIGGETGCPLHSVMAIVQSCPFQFVLAALLALTAGWYLL